One region of Chaetodon auriga isolate fChaAug3 chromosome 5, fChaAug3.hap1, whole genome shotgun sequence genomic DNA includes:
- the hk2 gene encoding hexokinase-2 yields MLASGLLANCCTEVQDDQTLKVDKYLHHLQLSDATLMDVSLRFRREMDKGLCRDTNPTASVKMLPTFVRSTPDGTEQGEFLALDLGGSVFRVLLVKVMADGEQKVEMENQIYAIPEHLMRGSGSELFDHIADCLANFLEKLGIKDKKLPLGFTFSFPCQQTKLDESVLVSWTKGFKASGVEGKDVVSLLRKSIKKRGDFDVDILAVINDTVGTMMTCGYDDHHCEIGLIVGTGTNACYMEQMRNLELLDGDEGQMCVNTEWGAFGDDGALEDLRTDIDREIDAGSLNPGKQLFEKMISGMYMGELVRLILVRMTKEQLLFQGKTTAELLTTGSFNTSYIYAIDNDKDEEGLASAEKVLRGLRLDPSVEDCIATQRVCQIVSTRAAHLCAATLVAVLRQIRDNKAAEKLRSTIGVDGSVYKNHPEFSRRLHKMVRRLVPDCDVRFLQSQCGSGKGAAMVTAVAYRLAAQHAERQRILDSLRLSREQLLEVKNRMSEEMVRGLSKQTHEQASVKMLPTYVRSTPDGTEHGDFLALDLGGSTFRVLLVQVQSGKRRNVNMHHKIYSIPQETMQSTGEELFNHIVYCIADFLEYMGMKGASLPLGFTFSFPCHQSKLDQGILLKWTKGFKASGCEGQDVITLLKDAVRRTQEFDLNFIAVVNDTVGTMMTCGYEDSKCEVGLIVGTGTNACYMEEMQNIELVEGDDGRMCVNMEWGAFGDSGELDDFCTQFDRIVDECSNNPGKQRYEKMISGMYLGEIVRNVLMDFTAKGLLFRGKLSERLKTRGIFETKFLSQIETDRLAMRQVRSILQHLGLTSSTCDDSVLVKEVCSVVARRAAQLCGAGLAAVVDKMRQNRNLNQFSITVGVDGTLYKTHPHFSSIMQETLQDLAPQCQVTFQKSEDGSGKGAALITAVACRIRSEGQQ; encoded by the exons ATGTTAGCCTCGGGTCTGCTCGCAAACTGCTGCACTGAAGTCCAGGATGACCAGACGCTCAAA GTGGACAAATACCTGCACCATCTTCAACTTTCAGATGCGACTTTGATGGATGTGTCACTAAGGTTTCGACGAGAGATGGACAAAGGCCTGTGCAGAGACACCAACCCCACAGCTTCTGTCAAGATGCTGCCCACATTTGTGCGCTCCACTCCAGATGGAACAG AGCAAGGTGAATTCCTGGCCCTTGACCTCGGTGGATCCGTCTTCAGAGTGCTCTTGGTCAAAGTAATGGCTGATGGAGAGCAAAAGGTGGAGATGGAAAATCAGATATACGCCATTCCTGAACACCTCATGAGAGGCAGTGGCTCTGAG ttATTTGACCACATAGCTGATTGTCTGGCGAATTTCCTGGAGAAGCTGGGCATAAAGGATAAAAAGCTTCCTTTGGGTTTCACATTCTCCTTTCCCTGTCAGCAGACTAAGTTGGATGAG AGTGTTTTGGTGTCTTGGACCAAAGGCTTCAAGGCAAGTGGAGTAGAGGGAAAGGATGTGGTCAGCCTTCTGAGGAAATCAATCAAAAAACGAGGG GACTTTGACGTTGACATTTTGGCTGTGATCAATGACACAGTGGGAACTATGATGACTTGTGGATATGACGATCACCACTGTGAAATTGGCCTCATTGTGG GAACGGGAACCAATGCCTGCTACATGGAGCAGATGAGGAACCTTGAGCTGCTGGACGGTGATGAGGGACAGATGTGTGTCAACACAGAGTGGGGTGCTTTTGGTGACGATGGTGCCCTGGAGGACCTCCGCACTGACATTGACCGGGAAATAGACGCGGGTTCTCTTAACCCTGGCAAGCAGTT GTTTGAGAAGATGATCAGCGGCATGTATATGGGGGAACTAGTGCGGCTCATCCTTGTGAGGATGACcaaagagcagctgctgttcCAGGGCAAGACGACAGCAGAGCTACTCACCACTGGAAGCTTCAACACAAGCTACATCTATGCCATTGATAATGAcaa AGATGAGGAAGGTCTGGCGAGTGCTGAAAAGGTGCTCCGGGGATTGAGACTGGATCCTTCAGTTGAGGACTGCATAGCCACTCAGCGGGTGTGTCAGATAGTATCTACACGGGCTGCACATCTGTGTGCTGCCACTCTAGTGGCAGTGCTGCGGCAAATCCGGGATAACAAGGCAGCTGAGAAGCTGCGGAGCACTATTGGAGTAGATGGCTCTGTTTACAAGAATCATCCAGA GTTTTCCAGGAGGCTCCATAAGATGGTACGCAGACTTGTGCCAGATTGTGATGTGCGTTTTTTGCAGTCGCAGTGTGGCAGTGGGAAGGGTGCAGCCATGGTGACAGCAGTAGCCTACCGTCTTGCTGCTCAGCATGCTGAGCGTCAGCGCATCCTCGACTCCCTGCGTTTGAGCCgtgaacagctgctggaggtgaagaACCGAATGAGTGAGGAGATGGTGCGAGGCCTGTCAAAGCAAACCCACGAGCAGGCGAGCGTCAAGATGCTTCCCACCTATGTCAGATCCACCCCAGATGGAACAG AGCACGGTGACTTCTTGGCTTTGGACCTTGGGGGCTCCACCTTTCGGGTGCTGCTGGTGCAAGTGCAAAGTGGAAAGAGACGCAATGTGAACATGCACCACAAGATCTACAGTATCCCGCAGGAAACCATGCAGAGCACAGGGGAAGAG CTTTTCAACCACATTGTGTACTGCATTGCCGACTTTCTGGAATACATGGgcatgaaaggagcatccttaCCTCTGGGATTTACATTCTCATTCCCCTGCCATCAAAGCAAACTGGATCAG GGCATTCTTCTGAAGTGGACAAAGGGTTTTAAAGCCAGTGGCTGTGAAGGACAAGATGTCATTACATTACTTAAAGATGCTGTTCGCCGCACACAG GAATTTGATTTGAACTTCATAGCGGTGGTTAATGACACAGTGGGAACCATGATGACCTGCGGCTACGAGGACTCCAAATGTGAAGTGGGGCTCATCGTAG GCACAGGCACCAATGCCTGCTACATGGAGGAAATGCAGAACATTGAACTGGTGGAGGGTGATGACGGTCGTATGTGTGTCAATATGGAGTGGGGAGCATTTGGGGACAGTGGCGAACTTGATGACTTCTGCACCCAGTTTGATCGCATTGTTGACGAATGCTCGAACAACCCTGGGAAACAGAG GTATGAGAAGATGATCAGTGGCATGTATCTCGGGGAGATAGTGAGGAATGTGCTGATGGATTTTACTGCTAAGGGCCTGCTGTTCAGAGGCAAACTGTCTGAGCGACTGAAGACCCGGGGCATCTTTGAGACCAAGTTCCTGTCACAGATTGAAAC TGACCGTCTGGCCATGCGGCAGGTCCGCTCAATCCTGCAGCACCTGGGCCTCACCAGCTCCACATGTGATGACAGCGTGCTGGTGAAGGAGGTCTGTAGTGTGGTTGCCCGTCGTGCCGCTCAGCTCTGCGGTGCTGGTTTAGCTGCTGTCGTCGACAAGATGAGACAGAACCGCAACCTCAATCAGTTTTCCATCACCGTGGGAGTGGATGGCACCCTTTATAAAACACATCCTCA CTTCTCCAGCATCATGCAAGAGACGTTGCAGGATTTGGCACCGCAATGTCAGGTGACTTTCCAGAAGTCCGAGGATGGAAGCGGGAAGGGAGCAGCACTGATCACAGCTGTGGCCTGTAGGATCAGGAGCGAAGGGCAGCAGTGA